The Apium graveolens cultivar Ventura chromosome 6, ASM990537v1, whole genome shotgun sequence genome contains a region encoding:
- the LOC141667207 gene encoding putative serine/threonine-protein kinase PBL9, producing MGICLSSRIKAESPYHTGVNSRSASSDGNGQSNSGSKLSSLVVPPTPRSEDEILQSSNLKSFSFADLKTATRNFRPDSVLGEGGFGAVFKGWIDEQSFLAAKPGTGLVIAVKRLNQESFQGHKEWLAEVNYLGQLYNPHLVKLIGYCLEDEHRLLVYEFMPRGSLENHLFRRGSYFQPLSWNLRMKVALGAAKGLAFLHSAQTKVIYRDFKTANILLDSDYNAKLSDFGLAKDGPTGDKSHVSTRVMGTYGYAAPEYLATGHLTARSDVYSFGVVLLEVISGRKAIDKNRPSGDHNLVEWAKPYLGNKRKVFRIVDSRLQGQYSLDVAHKAANLALRCISTEPKYRPPMDEVVKELEHLQNSKETGNTHRNPNSQPRHRRRSAGDAKTVAYPRPSASPLYTK from the exons ATGGGTATTTGTTTGAGTTCAAGAATCAAAGCTGAAAGCCCATATCACACAG GGGTAAATTCAAGAAGTGCTAGCTCAGATGGAAATGGACAGAGCAATTCAGGCAGCAAGCTCTCATCTTTAGTAGTTCCACCAACACCGAGGAGCGAAGATGAAATTTTGCAATCTTCTAATTTGAAGAGCTTCAGCTTTGCAGATCTCAAAACTGCCACCAGGAACTTCCGGCCAGATAGTGTGTTGGGAGAAGGAGGCTTTGGTGCAGTTTTCAAGGGTTGGATTGATGAACAATCATTTTTGGCTGCCAAACCGGGGACCGGCTTGGTTATTGCCGTCAAGAGGCTTAATCAAGAAAGTTTCCAAGGGCACAAGGAGTGGCTG GCAGAAGTGAATTATTTGGGGCAGCTCTATAATCCTCACCTTGTAAAACTGATTGGATATTGCTTGGAGGATGAACACCGTCTTTTGGTTTATGAATTCATGCCCCGAGGCAGCTTAGAAAATCATTTGTTCAGGA GAGGATCTTACTTCCAACCGCTATCTTGGAACCTCCGTATGAAGGTTGCTCTTGGAGCTGCAAAGGGGCTTGCTTTTCTTCACAGCGCACAAACAAAAGTGATTTATCGGGACTTTAAAACTGCAAACATATTACTTGACTCG GACTACAATGCAAAACTTTCCGACTTTGGACTGGCCAAGGATGGGCCAACAGGTGATAAAAGCCACGTCTCCACCAGGGTTATGGGAACTTACGGGTATGCAGCCCCTGAATATCTGGCCACTG GTCATCTGACTGCTAGGAGCGATGTGTACAGTTTTGGTGTGGTTCTTCTAGAGGTAATATCTGGTCGGAAAGCAATTGACAAAAATAGACCATCCGGAGACCACAATCTGGTGGAGTGGGCAAAACCTTACCTTGGCAACAAACGCAAAGTATTCCGCATTGTAGACAGTCGTCTTCAGGGACAATATTCTTTGGATGTAGCCCACAAGGCAGCTAACCTGGCATTACGGTGCATATCTACAGAACCAAAGTATAGGCCACCCATGGATGAAGTGGTTAAAGAATTAGAGCATCTCCAGAATTCCAAGGAAACAGGAAACACTCATAGAAATCCAAACAGCCAGCCAAGGCATCGCAGACGAAGTGCTGGTGATGCAAAAACTGTGGCATATCCACGCCCATCGGCTTCTCCCCTTTATACCAAGTAA
- the LOC141667206 gene encoding serine/threonine-protein kinase PCRK2 isoform X2, with protein sequence MMILNWRLLLNSSIVRDFRIQGHKEWINEVSFLGVVNHPNLVKLVGYCAEDDERGMQRLLVYELMPNKSLEDHLLARIPSPLTWMSRLKIAQDAARGLAYLHEEMDFQLIFRDFKTSNVLLDEDFTAKLSDFGLARQGPAAGSSHVSTSVVGTVGYAAPEYVHTGRLTAKSDVWSFGVVLYELITGRRAVERNLPRSEQKLLDWVRPYVSDSKKFHLIIDPQLNGQYCIRSAQRLASLANKCLMKQPRSRPKMSEVVSMLGDIIGETPEVQGSSEPVKESEDEEGPSELVESGKQENNFRRRVVELREMVCLRNKSIGKFDWKNWTPGVIRTR encoded by the exons ATGATGATTTTAAATTGGAGGTTGCTATTAAACAGCTCAATCGTAAGGGATTTCAG AATTCAGGGGCATAAAGAGTGGATTAATGAAGTAAGCTTTCTAGGTGTAGTTAACCATCCGAATCTAGTCAAATTAGTGGGATATTGTGCGGAAGATGACGAAAGAGGTATGCAACGGCTTTTGGTGTATGAGCTTATGCCTAATAAAAGTTTGGAAGACCATTTATTGGCTAGAATACCTTCTCCTTTGACGTGGATGTCAAGATTAAAAATTGCCCAAGATGCAGCTCGTGGTTTGGCGTATTTGCATGAAGAAATGGATTTTCAG CTAATATTTCGAGATTTTAAAACTTCTAACGTTCTTTTAGACGAGGACTTCACTGCAAAGCTTTCAGATTTTGGTCTGGCAAGGCAAGGTCCGGCTGCCGGATCAAGTCACGTTTCAACATCA GTTGTTGGAACAGTAGGTTATGCAGCCCCCGAATATGTCCACACCGGGAGGCTAACAGCTAAAAGCGATGTTTGGAGCTTTGGGGTTGTCCTCTACGAGTTAATTACAGGAAGACGAGCAGTAGAGAGAAATTTACCTCGGAGTGAGCAGAAGCTCTTGGACTGGGTCAGACCCTATGTCTCTGATTCAAAGAAATTTCACCTAATTATCGACCCACAGCTCAACGGGCAGTACTGCATCAGGTCAGCTCAGAGACTTGCCTCACTAGCTAACAAGTGCTTAATGAAACAACCCAGATCTCGTCCTAAGATGAGTGAGGTTGTATCGATGCTTGGAGATATCATCGGTGAGACACCTGAAGTGCAAGGTTCTTCTGAACCTGTTaaagaaagtgaagatgaagaaggtcCCTCGGAGTTAGTCGAGTCTGGGAAACAGGAAAACAATTTTCGGAGGAGGGTTGTTGAATTGAGAGAAATGGTATGTTTAAGAAACAAATCTATTGGGAAATTTGATTGGAAAAACTGGACACCTGGTGTTATTAGAACAAGGTAG
- the LOC141667206 gene encoding serine/threonine-protein kinase PCRK1 isoform X1 yields the protein MKCFHFTNSDTRHDPDAAVVSRSSKVSWARSLSIASSTYDTRRSELDSDSKDFTDSFGFYEFLGQNRANDLRVFSFSELKSATRGFSRTLMLGEGGFGSVYRGVVRVDDDFKLEVAIKQLNRKGFQGHKEWINEVSFLGVVNHPNLVKLVGYCAEDDERGMQRLLVYELMPNKSLEDHLLARIPSPLTWMSRLKIAQDAARGLAYLHEEMDFQLIFRDFKTSNVLLDEDFTAKLSDFGLARQGPAAGSSHVSTSVVGTVGYAAPEYVHTGRLTAKSDVWSFGVVLYELITGRRAVERNLPRSEQKLLDWVRPYVSDSKKFHLIIDPQLNGQYCIRSAQRLASLANKCLMKQPRSRPKMSEVVSMLGDIIGETPEVQGSSEPVKESEDEEGPSELVESGKQENNFRRRVVELREMVCLRNKSIGKFDWKNWTPGVIRTR from the exons ATGAAGTGCTTTCATTTCACAAACAGCGACACCAGACACGACCCAGACGCCGCCGTGGTTTCACGATCCTCCAAAGTCTCGTGGGCGCGTTCTCTCAGCATCGCTTCCAGCACTTACGACACTCGTCGCTCCGAGTTGGACTCGGACTCTAAAGACTTCACTGACTCGTTCGGCTTCTACGAGTTTCTTGGTCAAAATAGAGCCAATGATCTCCGAGTTTTTAGCTTCTCCGAGTTGAAATCGGCCACTAGAGGGTTTAGTAGAACGTTGATGCTGGGTGAAGGTGGGTTCGGGTCGGTTTATCGAGGTGTTGTTCGGGTTGATGATGATTTTAAATTGGAGGTTGCTATTAAACAGCTCAATCGTAAGGGATTTCAG GGGCATAAAGAGTGGATTAATGAAGTAAGCTTTCTAGGTGTAGTTAACCATCCGAATCTAGTCAAATTAGTGGGATATTGTGCGGAAGATGACGAAAGAGGTATGCAACGGCTTTTGGTGTATGAGCTTATGCCTAATAAAAGTTTGGAAGACCATTTATTGGCTAGAATACCTTCTCCTTTGACGTGGATGTCAAGATTAAAAATTGCCCAAGATGCAGCTCGTGGTTTGGCGTATTTGCATGAAGAAATGGATTTTCAG CTAATATTTCGAGATTTTAAAACTTCTAACGTTCTTTTAGACGAGGACTTCACTGCAAAGCTTTCAGATTTTGGTCTGGCAAGGCAAGGTCCGGCTGCCGGATCAAGTCACGTTTCAACATCA GTTGTTGGAACAGTAGGTTATGCAGCCCCCGAATATGTCCACACCGGGAGGCTAACAGCTAAAAGCGATGTTTGGAGCTTTGGGGTTGTCCTCTACGAGTTAATTACAGGAAGACGAGCAGTAGAGAGAAATTTACCTCGGAGTGAGCAGAAGCTCTTGGACTGGGTCAGACCCTATGTCTCTGATTCAAAGAAATTTCACCTAATTATCGACCCACAGCTCAACGGGCAGTACTGCATCAGGTCAGCTCAGAGACTTGCCTCACTAGCTAACAAGTGCTTAATGAAACAACCCAGATCTCGTCCTAAGATGAGTGAGGTTGTATCGATGCTTGGAGATATCATCGGTGAGACACCTGAAGTGCAAGGTTCTTCTGAACCTGTTaaagaaagtgaagatgaagaaggtcCCTCGGAGTTAGTCGAGTCTGGGAAACAGGAAAACAATTTTCGGAGGAGGGTTGTTGAATTGAGAGAAATGGTATGTTTAAGAAACAAATCTATTGGGAAATTTGATTGGAAAAACTGGACACCTGGTGTTATTAGAACAAGGTAG